A window of Chloroflexota bacterium genomic DNA:
CACGGGACGGCCAGAGTTCGCTCGCGGTAGCGCCACAGCAGGCTGAGAAACACGCACGTACCGCCGAACCAGAGGGCGCCCGGCGCCCAGGCGGCCAGCGCGGTGAAGCCAGACTGCTGGTCCACGTGCGCGGCGACGACGAGGATTCGGACGAAGGCGGCCAGCGACTGTGTGGAGAACCAGAGCCCGGAGAGCACGCCCTCTCGCCCTGTTCGGCCGAGGCTGATCGCCGTGGACAGGCCAGCCATGAGGACCGATCCCCACGCACCGCCGGCGACCACGTGCCCCGCGATAGTGAGCGCCAGATTGGGCGCGATGGCGGCCACCAGGAGCCCCAAGGTTCCCAGGCCCGCCGCGCTCGCCAGGACGAGGCCGCTCCCCAACCGCGGCGTGACAGCCGAGGCTGGGAACATGAAGAGGTTGAAGCCCACCCAGAAGATCGGGAGCAGGTAGTCGAGGTCCTGGGCGGAGGCGTAGCGGAGGTACTCGGCGGTCGAGTTGAATGAAATGTGCGCCTGTATTCCCAGGGCAACCAGTGCGCCCCCGGTGAGGAGCACCCGTGTCGTCGGGTTGATGGCGCGGGCAACGTGCACGGCGGCGACGGACGACCGGTTGTCGGCTTCCGCTGCGCCCGGCACCTGGTGGGACAAGGCGCGCTCGACCCACACCAATCCGCCCGTCGTCGCCGCGAGGGTCACGCTCGACAGTGCGAATGGGAGCCGCGGGTCCGCACCGCGCAGCAAGACGCCCAGGTAGGGCGCTGAGGCTCCGCCGATGGAAACTCCGACCATGCCCAGAGCGGCGAGGGCTGGGAGGCTCGGCGTGGCGGCGTAGCGGCTGAGGAGGACCCACGGCGGCGCGCGGAGCGCCGACGATGTGGCCGCCCAGATCACGAGCACCACAACGAAAAGGACCGGCGATCCAGTCCCCGCCGCGCTCGGCATGGCGACGAACAACGCACAGGCGAGCGCAGTCACACCGGCGATGGACGGGCCAATTCGGCCGATGGCGCGCGCAACGCTGTCCGCCGCGAAACCCATGAGGAAGTCTGTGAGGGTGAATATTGCCTGGTCGAGGACGAGGATCCAGGTGATGGCTTCCCGTGGAATTCCGACGCTTTGGGCCAACGCAGGCAAGAAGATGACGTAGATCGTCCACATCGTCGCAAAGAAAAATTGGACGACCGAGAGATAGATCGCGGCCGCGCGCGGTGCGGAACCTCCTACGTCGCTCTCGTTCGGACGTGTGCTGGCGCGCTGGATCACCGCATGCTCCA
This region includes:
- a CDS encoding MFS transporter, yielding MIQRASTRPNESDVGGSAPRAAAIYLSVVQFFFATMWTIYVIFLPALAQSVGIPREAITWILVLDQAIFTLTDFLMGFAADSVARAIGRIGPSIAGVTALACALFVAMPSAAGTGSPVLFVVVLVIWAATSSALRAPPWVLLSRYAATPSLPALAALGMVGVSIGGASAPYLGVLLRGADPRLPFALSSVTLAATTGGLVWVERALSHQVPGAAEADNRSSVAAVHVARAINPTTRVLLTGGALVALGIQAHISFNSTAEYLRYASAQDLDYLLPIFWVGFNLFMFPASAVTPRLGSGLVLASAAGLGTLGLLVAAIAPNLALTIAGHVVAGGAWGSVLMAGLSTAISLGRTGREGVLSGLWFSTQSLAAFVRILVVAAHVDQQSGFTALAAWAPGALWFGGTCVFLSLLWRYRERTLAVPWTGEAATPT